The Geobacter sp. AOG2 genome includes a window with the following:
- a CDS encoding GSU3473 family protein, with the protein MKIPVIFIDGTPGVVGAEELDSFVQKRRILSFRRSDGWVRVSRDPVREPSSKNTYEGKDRRKA; encoded by the coding sequence ATGAAGATTCCGGTTATTTTTATAGACGGGACGCCGGGTGTCGTCGGTGCCGAAGAGCTCGATTCGTTTGTGCAGAAGCGGCGGATTCTCTCCTTCCGCCGTTCGGACGGCTGGGTTCGGGTCAGCAGGGACCCCGTGCGGGAACCATCCAGCAAAAACACCTATGAAGGAAAAGATCGAAGAAAGGCATAA
- a CDS encoding cytochrome C gives MNLKLLVAAALLCGLSGIAQGAEHPGREYIEKNGYKGPSTCEECHPGTARKFLETVHWKHASKVDNVDNLEAGKEYGMKNRIYTMCNGNDIVNNLKEIPLNAAGKTKYSGCNTCHPGNHVSDVGSTGPEAEAAIDCLICHSSAYDFSHRKPYKDEKGRIVMGQDRTTKAALAIDKPKTKNCMVCHEAAGGGVYIKRGFAFTPANDVHAAKQMGCSDCHKAKDHLFPSGYDPNNWANDGIRLTCTTSGCHPENPHKDQAYNRHTARIACQTCHIPKTGGASAKNFTKWEKQANGFYEPSTLKREANESTPVYAWYNKTVRNEPHFIGPKGSRGDKTSKIYPFKIFQGKAYYDKLTGNLLSMDFAQPMATGDALAGVASAAKTLGIKKYQAEPGWQTIYFSSSHLVTKAKALTCVNCHNVNGVLNFRALGYSEAEVAKLTSPELYFDDMLKKQRENDDF, from the coding sequence ATGAATCTCAAGTTGTTGGTAGCGGCGGCATTACTGTGTGGGTTATCCGGCATCGCCCAGGGCGCGGAACATCCTGGGCGCGAATATATCGAAAAGAACGGATATAAGGGCCCCTCGACCTGCGAAGAATGTCATCCGGGAACCGCGCGCAAGTTTCTTGAAACGGTACACTGGAAGCACGCCTCAAAGGTTGACAACGTCGACAACCTGGAAGCCGGCAAGGAATACGGGATGAAAAACCGTATCTACACCATGTGCAACGGCAACGACATCGTCAACAACTTGAAGGAGATTCCGCTTAACGCCGCCGGCAAAACGAAGTATTCTGGCTGCAATACCTGCCATCCGGGCAACCACGTGAGCGACGTGGGGAGCACGGGTCCCGAGGCCGAAGCCGCCATTGACTGCCTGATCTGCCATTCGTCGGCCTACGACTTCAGTCACCGCAAGCCGTACAAAGACGAGAAGGGCCGGATCGTCATGGGCCAGGACCGCACTACCAAGGCGGCATTGGCCATTGACAAGCCCAAGACCAAAAACTGCATGGTCTGCCACGAAGCGGCAGGCGGTGGTGTTTACATCAAGCGCGGTTTCGCTTTTACCCCGGCAAACGATGTGCACGCCGCCAAGCAGATGGGATGCTCGGACTGTCATAAAGCCAAGGATCACCTTTTCCCCAGTGGTTATGACCCCAATAACTGGGCGAACGACGGCATCCGGCTGACCTGTACCACCTCGGGCTGCCACCCGGAAAACCCCCACAAGGATCAAGCCTACAATCGCCATACGGCCCGGATAGCTTGCCAGACCTGCCATATTCCCAAGACCGGCGGGGCGAGCGCGAAAAATTTCACGAAATGGGAAAAACAGGCGAACGGCTTTTATGAGCCGTCAACCCTGAAGAGGGAAGCCAACGAAAGTACCCCCGTGTATGCCTGGTATAACAAAACCGTCCGTAACGAACCGCATTTTATCGGTCCCAAGGGGAGCCGTGGGGATAAGACCAGCAAGATCTACCCCTTCAAGATCTTCCAGGGCAAGGCTTACTACGATAAGTTGACCGGAAACCTGCTCTCCATGGACTTTGCCCAACCCATGGCCACCGGCGATGCGCTGGCCGGTGTCGCTTCGGCGGCCAAGACGCTGGGAATAAAGAAGTACCAAGCTGAGCCGGGATGGCAGACCATCTATTTCTCCAGCAGTCACCTCGTTACGAAGGCAAAGGCGCTGACCTGCGTGAATTGCCATAACGTCAACGGCGTGTTGAACTTCCGCGCCCTCGGATACAGCGAAGCTGAGGTAGCGAAGTTGACGTCCCCGGAATTGTATTTTGACGACATGCTCAAGAAACAGCGCGAAAACGATGACTTTTAG